A genomic region of Deltaproteobacteria bacterium contains the following coding sequences:
- a CDS encoding bifunctional MaoC family dehydratase N-terminal/OB-fold nucleic acid binding domain-containing protein, translating into MDRQELEAKLRAFVGRRTGPPATGPYPVNEAMIGVWCEAMEDHLPVYTDRGAAEKSVHGGLVAPPTMLQAWSMRGMAMAAQMEDSSDEQLAVHRLLTEAGYPSVVATNSEQGYTRYLRPGDEVVSSTVIEAISEQKATALGVGYFIDTRTIFTDQHGEELGWMTFRVLKFRPAQPASAAAPSDAAAPPKPRRLAPPLGHDNQWWWEGIAAGELRIQRCKACGTLRHPPRPMCGSCQSIEWDWVVSKGAGTVHSYVVLHHPPVPGYDYPLPVVLVDLDEGTRIVANMAGCKPDEIRIGMRVQARIEAADEALKLPFFHPAGGR; encoded by the coding sequence ATGGACAGGCAGGAGCTCGAGGCGAAGCTGCGCGCGTTCGTCGGACGCAGGACCGGGCCGCCGGCGACCGGACCCTATCCCGTCAACGAGGCGATGATCGGCGTGTGGTGCGAGGCGATGGAGGACCACCTCCCGGTGTATACGGACCGCGGCGCCGCCGAGAAGTCCGTTCATGGCGGCCTCGTGGCACCGCCGACGATGCTCCAGGCCTGGAGCATGCGCGGCATGGCGATGGCCGCGCAGATGGAGGACTCGAGCGACGAGCAGCTCGCGGTCCATCGCCTGCTGACGGAGGCCGGCTACCCCTCCGTCGTCGCCACCAACAGCGAGCAGGGCTACACGCGCTACCTGCGGCCCGGCGACGAGGTCGTCTCGTCCACCGTGATCGAGGCGATCTCGGAGCAGAAGGCGACCGCCCTCGGCGTCGGGTACTTCATCGACACGCGCACCATCTTCACGGACCAGCACGGCGAGGAGCTGGGCTGGATGACCTTCCGGGTCCTGAAGTTCAGACCCGCTCAGCCGGCCTCCGCGGCCGCCCCGAGCGACGCCGCGGCCCCCCCGAAGCCCCGCCGCCTCGCGCCCCCGCTCGGCCACGACAACCAGTGGTGGTGGGAGGGCATCGCCGCCGGCGAGCTGCGCATCCAGCGCTGCAAGGCGTGCGGGACGCTCCGCCATCCGCCGCGGCCCATGTGCGGGAGCTGCCAGTCGATCGAGTGGGACTGGGTCGTCTCGAAGGGCGCCGGAACGGTCCACAGCTACGTCGTGCTGCACCACCCGCCGGTGCCCGGCTACGACTACCCGCTGCCGGTCGTGCTCGTCGACCTCGACGAGGGGACCCGGATCGTCGCGAACATGGCCGGCTGCAAGCCGGACGAGATCCGGATCGGTATGCGCGTGCAGGCGCGCATCGAGGCGGCCGACGAGGCGCTGAAGCTCCCCTTCTTCCATCCCGCGGGCGGGAGGTAG
- a CDS encoding acyl-CoA/acyl-ACP dehydrogenase, giving the protein MDFSFTDEQNALRELARKILEAEATPDRLREVERSDERVDRKLWATLAEANLLGAALPEAVGGSGYGVFELCVLLEEIGRAVAPVPAWAALAGAALPIARFADATLQERWLPPLVAGRTILSAAFAEPDNVDPLAPATKATQDGAGWRLAGVKFCVPAAHVAERVLVPATGPGGVGLFLVDPRGAGTSLEPQLATDRSIQGWLALDGAPVAADAVVVAPGAAGRAALQWTVERARAALCAMQVGVAEKALRITAGYAAQRQQFDRPIGSFQAVHTRAADAYCDLEALRLVTWQAADLLAREEPASDAVEIAKFFAGDAGHAIAYAAMHLHGGIGVDVDYPIHRYYLWARQIELTLGPASAQLAAIGDRLAQPA; this is encoded by the coding sequence GTGGATTTCTCGTTCACCGACGAACAGAACGCGCTGCGCGAGCTCGCGCGCAAGATCCTCGAGGCCGAGGCGACGCCCGATCGCCTGCGCGAGGTCGAGAGGAGCGACGAGCGCGTCGACCGGAAGCTCTGGGCGACGCTCGCCGAGGCGAACCTCCTCGGGGCGGCGCTGCCCGAGGCGGTCGGGGGGAGCGGCTACGGCGTCTTCGAGCTGTGCGTGCTGCTCGAGGAGATCGGCCGCGCGGTGGCGCCGGTGCCGGCGTGGGCCGCCCTGGCCGGTGCCGCGCTGCCGATCGCGCGCTTTGCGGACGCAACGCTCCAGGAGCGCTGGCTCCCGCCGCTCGTCGCCGGACGCACGATCCTGAGCGCGGCCTTCGCGGAGCCGGACAACGTGGATCCGCTGGCGCCCGCCACGAAGGCCACGCAGGACGGCGCCGGCTGGCGCCTCGCGGGCGTGAAGTTCTGCGTGCCCGCCGCCCACGTCGCCGAGCGCGTGCTGGTCCCTGCCACCGGCCCCGGCGGCGTCGGGCTCTTCCTCGTCGATCCGCGCGGCGCGGGCACGAGCCTCGAGCCGCAGCTCGCGACGGACCGCTCGATCCAGGGCTGGCTTGCGCTCGACGGCGCGCCGGTCGCGGCCGACGCCGTCGTGGTCGCGCCGGGCGCGGCCGGCCGGGCGGCGCTCCAGTGGACGGTCGAGCGCGCCCGGGCGGCCCTCTGCGCGATGCAGGTCGGCGTCGCCGAGAAGGCGCTGCGCATCACCGCCGGCTACGCGGCCCAGCGCCAGCAGTTCGACCGCCCGATCGGGAGCTTCCAGGCCGTGCACACCCGCGCCGCCGACGCCTACTGCGACCTCGAGGCGCTCCGGCTGGTCACCTGGCAGGCGGCCGACCTGCTCGCGCGCGAAGAGCCGGCGAGCGACGCGGTCGAGATCGCGAAGTTCTTCGCCGGCGACGCCGGACACGCGATCGCGTACGCCGCGATGCACCTGCACGGCGGGATCGGCGTGGACGTCGACTACCCGATCCACCGCTACTACCTGTGGGCACGCCAGATCGAGCTCACGCTCGGCCCCGCGTCGGCGCAGCTCGCCGCGATCGGAGACCGCCTGGCGCAGCCGGCGTAG
- a CDS encoding HAD family hydrolase, whose amino-acid sequence MRAVLFDFDYTLADSSDAIVECFGAGLSAVGLPAVPAERIRRTIGLPLPEALWALHGVADATLAARFREGFHTLAERIMHERTRVFEPVAGVIAALRASGLATAICSTKRRGQIERILARHALLDGFDAIVGGEDVTRHKPAPDALLLALAQLGVAPEGALYVGDHRVDADAAAHAQVPFVAVLSGPSPPEDFAGRPVRAFLGSVAELPALLATSPAARGGQRA is encoded by the coding sequence GTGCGCGCCGTCCTCTTCGACTTCGACTACACGCTCGCGGACTCCTCCGACGCGATCGTCGAGTGCTTCGGCGCGGGGCTCTCGGCCGTGGGGCTGCCGGCGGTTCCGGCCGAGCGGATCCGGCGCACGATCGGGCTGCCCCTGCCCGAGGCCCTGTGGGCGCTCCACGGCGTGGCCGACGCGACGCTGGCGGCGCGCTTCCGCGAGGGCTTCCACACGCTGGCCGAGCGCATCATGCACGAGCGCACGCGGGTCTTCGAGCCGGTCGCCGGCGTGATCGCGGCGCTGCGCGCCAGCGGCCTCGCCACGGCCATCTGCTCGACCAAGCGCCGCGGCCAGATCGAGCGCATCCTCGCGCGCCACGCGCTGCTCGACGGCTTCGACGCGATCGTCGGCGGCGAGGACGTGACGCGCCACAAGCCCGCCCCCGACGCGCTGCTGCTCGCGCTCGCGCAGCTCGGCGTCGCACCCGAGGGCGCGCTCTACGTCGGCGACCACCGGGTGGACGCCGACGCCGCGGCGCACGCGCAGGTCCCCTTCGTCGCCGTCCTGTCGGGCCCCTCGCCGCCGGAGGACTTCGCGGGTCGTCCGGTCCGCGCCTTCCTCGGCTCGGTGGCCGAGCTGCCGGCCCTGCTGGCCACCTCCCCGGCGGCCCGCGGAGGCCAGCGCGCGTAG
- a CDS encoding MaoC/PaaZ C-terminal domain-containing protein, whose protein sequence is MTPTTRRFESVQVGEALPELPIPITVTLVVAGALASRDFTPVHHDRAAAQAQGMGDVFMNILTTNGLVGRYVTDWAGPDALLRGVAIKLGAPNLPGDTMKMAGSVKSKDEAKGELVVEIAGKNAWGNHVTGTVRLALPREQGTGR, encoded by the coding sequence ATGACGCCGACGACGCGCCGCTTCGAGTCCGTGCAGGTGGGCGAGGCGCTCCCCGAGCTGCCGATCCCGATCACCGTGACCCTCGTCGTGGCCGGCGCGCTCGCGTCGCGCGACTTCACCCCGGTCCACCACGACCGGGCCGCCGCCCAGGCCCAGGGCATGGGCGACGTCTTCATGAACATCCTCACCACCAACGGGCTGGTCGGGCGCTACGTCACCGACTGGGCCGGGCCGGATGCGCTCTTGCGGGGCGTCGCGATCAAGCTCGGCGCGCCGAACCTCCCCGGCGACACCATGAAGATGGCCGGCAGCGTGAAGAGCAAGGACGAGGCGAAGGGGGAGCTGGTCGTGGAGATCGCGGGCAAGAACGCCTGGGGCAACCACGTGACGGGGACGGTGCGGCTCGCGCTGCCGCGCGAGCAGGGGACCGGGCGATGA
- a CDS encoding acyl-CoA/acyl-ACP dehydrogenase, translating into MDFRPGEEQAAIRELARGILDKEVTRERLGAAEAADGFDARLWATLAEANLLGVAVPETQGGMGLGLPELLALCEEVGRAVAPAPVGAALVTGGLPIARFGDAAQQAAWLAPLASGEALLSAALDDPGSGDVERPATRARRDGSDVRLDGAKRFVPLGPRAARVLVPAALDGATGVFLLDPAAAGVSWTAARMSTGTPLFALELDGARVAGADRLGGDGSAASRMGDGSAASRMGDGSAVARFTHDCGVIAACATQIGVCERALEITTGHLREREQFGAPIGSFPAVQQRAADAWIDLQALRWTTWRAAWRLAEGLPAARELLVARFWAAEAGQRITDTTQHLHGGLGVDVDYPIHRYFLWSRSLAQGVGGAAPTLATLGRELAASPPGPEAQIA; encoded by the coding sequence GTGGACTTCCGGCCCGGCGAGGAGCAGGCGGCGATCCGCGAGCTGGCGCGCGGCATCCTCGACAAGGAGGTGACGCGCGAGCGGCTCGGGGCGGCCGAGGCTGCGGACGGCTTCGATGCTCGGCTCTGGGCGACGCTCGCCGAGGCGAATCTGCTCGGTGTCGCCGTGCCGGAGACCCAGGGCGGCATGGGGCTCGGCCTGCCCGAGCTCCTCGCGCTCTGCGAGGAGGTGGGGCGCGCGGTGGCCCCGGCGCCGGTGGGCGCGGCGCTCGTCACGGGCGGGCTTCCGATCGCGCGCTTCGGCGACGCCGCCCAGCAGGCGGCCTGGCTCGCACCGCTCGCGTCGGGCGAGGCGCTGCTCTCGGCGGCGCTCGACGACCCCGGCTCGGGCGACGTCGAACGGCCCGCCACGCGCGCCCGCCGCGACGGCAGCGACGTCCGGCTCGACGGCGCCAAGCGCTTCGTTCCGCTCGGCCCGCGCGCCGCGCGCGTGCTCGTGCCGGCCGCGCTCGACGGCGCCACGGGGGTCTTCCTGCTCGATCCCGCGGCCGCCGGGGTGAGCTGGACGGCAGCGCGCATGTCCACCGGCACGCCCCTCTTCGCGCTCGAGCTCGACGGCGCGCGCGTCGCCGGCGCGGACCGCCTCGGCGGCGACGGCTCCGCCGCCAGCCGGATGGGCGACGGCTCCGCCGCCAGCCGGATGGGCGACGGCTCCGCCGTCGCTCGCTTCACCCACGACTGTGGCGTGATCGCGGCCTGCGCCACCCAGATCGGTGTCTGCGAGCGGGCGCTCGAGATCACCACCGGCCATCTGCGCGAGCGCGAGCAGTTCGGCGCGCCGATCGGCTCCTTCCCGGCCGTCCAGCAGCGGGCCGCCGACGCCTGGATCGACCTCCAGGCACTCCGCTGGACGACCTGGCGCGCGGCCTGGCGGCTCGCCGAGGGGCTCCCGGCCGCGCGCGAGCTGCTCGTCGCGCGCTTCTGGGCTGCCGAGGCCGGCCAGCGCATCACCGACACCACGCAGCACCTGCACGGCGGCCTCGGGGTCGACGTCGACTACCCGATCCATCGCTACTTCCTGTGGTCGCGCTCGCTCGCGCAGGGCGTCGGCGGTGCGGCCCCCACCCTGGCCACGCTCGGCCGCGAGCTGGCCGCGAGCCCGCCCGGTCCGGAGGCCCAGATCGCATGA
- a CDS encoding acyl-CoA dehydrogenase family protein, translating to MHLDFTAEQNALRHELRAYYRELFTPALRAALDAEWDDMGGPVFREVVGRMGRDGWLGIGWPRAFGGQGRGPLEQLIFWEETYRAHAPLPIISVNTIGPTLMAHGTPEQQRALLPGILRGELFFAIGYTEPGAGTDLASLRTTAVREGDEWVIDGQKIYTTHAHDADYVWLAARTDPEAPKHKGITIILVPTSSPGFTVTPIRTVGGERTNATYYEGVRVPVAHTVGPVNGGWRLITSQLNHERVTLATPGTADALLEAVWGWAAKVEKPGGGRLLDEPWVQLQLARVYAKLEALKVLNWRSAWSLEAGQPHPADASAVKVLGTEFFVECYRLLLEITGPAGLVREGEPGALFGGMLERAYRAATTLTFGGGVNEVQREIIALAALGLPRQARGARAQ from the coding sequence ATGCACCTCGACTTCACGGCCGAGCAGAATGCCCTGCGCCACGAGCTGCGCGCGTACTACCGGGAGCTGTTCACGCCGGCCCTGCGCGCGGCGCTCGACGCCGAGTGGGACGACATGGGCGGGCCCGTCTTCCGCGAGGTGGTCGGGCGCATGGGGCGCGACGGCTGGCTCGGGATCGGCTGGCCGCGCGCGTTCGGGGGCCAGGGCCGGGGCCCGCTCGAGCAGCTGATCTTCTGGGAGGAGACCTACCGGGCGCACGCGCCGCTCCCGATCATCTCCGTCAACACGATCGGCCCCACGCTGATGGCCCACGGCACGCCGGAGCAGCAACGCGCGCTGCTGCCCGGGATCCTGCGCGGCGAGCTCTTCTTCGCGATCGGCTACACCGAGCCGGGTGCCGGCACCGACCTCGCCTCGCTGCGAACCACTGCGGTGCGCGAGGGCGACGAGTGGGTGATCGACGGCCAGAAGATCTACACGACCCACGCGCACGACGCGGACTACGTCTGGCTCGCCGCCCGCACCGATCCCGAGGCTCCGAAGCACAAGGGCATCACGATCATCCTGGTGCCGACCTCGTCACCGGGCTTCACGGTGACCCCGATCCGCACGGTGGGGGGCGAGCGCACCAACGCCACCTACTACGAGGGCGTGCGGGTGCCGGTCGCCCACACGGTCGGGCCGGTGAACGGCGGCTGGAGGCTGATCACCTCGCAGCTCAACCACGAGCGCGTGACGCTCGCGACGCCGGGCACCGCCGACGCCCTGCTCGAGGCGGTCTGGGGCTGGGCGGCAAAGGTGGAGAAGCCGGGCGGCGGGCGCCTGCTCGACGAGCCGTGGGTGCAGCTCCAGCTCGCTCGTGTCTACGCGAAGCTCGAGGCGCTGAAGGTGCTGAACTGGCGCTCGGCCTGGTCGCTCGAGGCGGGCCAGCCGCACCCGGCCGACGCCTCGGCGGTGAAGGTTCTCGGCACCGAGTTCTTCGTGGAGTGCTACCGGCTCCTGCTCGAGATCACGGGGCCGGCGGGGCTCGTGCGCGAGGGGGAGCCCGGCGCGCTCTTCGGCGGCATGCTCGAGCGCGCCTACCGGGCCGCCACCACGCTCACCTTCGGCGGCGGCGTCAACGAGGTGCAGCGCGAGATCATCGCGCTGGCAGCGCTCGGACTTCCCCGGCAGGCGCGCGGAGCCCGCGCGCAGTGA